In Verrucomicrobiota bacterium, a single window of DNA contains:
- a CDS encoding efflux RND transporter periplasmic adaptor subunit: MMRDPRPIRRLHACVQGIVAACACAWLAACHRGTNDPAGHRDKSGDTAPPRSVKVQRAKIIPIERSISVVGSLVAQDQATLSMKVPGRILRVHVDLGSTVKTGDLLAEVEPLDFELKLRQAAATLSQARARLGLPLEGTDDSVVPDQTSTVKQARAKLEEAIQNKRRVDELSKQGIISKSEVDSAEAHFEVAQNQHVDAVEEVRLRQALLAQRRVEYEIARQQLVDTKIHAPFDGAVQERRAHLGEFLAAGAPVVTLVRTEPLRFRTEISERNADRVRVGQTVRLTVDGDPRPYSGLITRLSPSIGAANRMLVAEADVPNPGNLRPGSFARGEIVLPNAERALVVPAASVATFAGIERVYAVAGQKIAERFITTGQKTSQWIEVLSGLKEGEAVAVEGAGLKTGLPAVAVE; encoded by the coding sequence ATGATGCGCGATCCTCGACCGATCCGGCGACTTCACGCCTGTGTCCAGGGCATCGTGGCGGCGTGCGCCTGCGCCTGGCTTGCTGCCTGCCACCGCGGAACGAACGACCCGGCGGGCCATCGCGACAAGAGCGGCGACACAGCCCCCCCACGTTCGGTGAAGGTCCAGCGCGCCAAAATCATCCCCATCGAACGTTCCATCAGCGTGGTGGGTTCCCTGGTCGCCCAGGATCAAGCCACCCTCAGCATGAAAGTGCCCGGACGCATCCTCAGGGTCCATGTGGACCTCGGCAGCACCGTCAAGACCGGCGATCTGCTGGCCGAGGTCGAACCTCTCGATTTCGAGCTCAAACTGCGCCAGGCCGCCGCCACACTGTCCCAAGCCCGCGCCCGGCTCGGACTCCCCCTCGAGGGAACCGACGATTCCGTGGTTCCGGACCAAACCAGCACCGTCAAACAAGCGCGAGCGAAACTCGAGGAGGCGATCCAGAACAAGCGGCGAGTCGATGAGTTGTCCAAACAAGGCATCATTTCGAAATCGGAGGTCGACTCCGCCGAGGCCCATTTCGAAGTGGCCCAAAACCAGCACGTGGACGCGGTCGAGGAAGTCCGGCTTCGACAGGCACTGCTGGCTCAGCGCCGTGTCGAGTACGAGATCGCGCGTCAGCAACTCGTCGACACCAAAATCCACGCTCCCTTTGACGGCGCGGTTCAGGAACGCCGCGCCCATCTCGGCGAATTCCTCGCGGCCGGGGCCCCCGTCGTCACCCTGGTGCGCACCGAACCCCTGCGCTTTCGTACGGAAATCTCGGAGCGCAATGCCGACCGGGTTCGCGTCGGCCAGACCGTGCGCCTGACTGTGGACGGCGACCCTCGCCCTTACTCCGGCCTCATCACCCGGCTCAGCCCCAGCATCGGCGCGGCCAACCGCATGCTCGTCGCCGAGGCCGACGTGCCGAACCCGGGCAATCTTCGTCCGGGCTCTTTCGCCCGGGGCGAAATTGTTCTCCCCAACGCCGAACGCGCCCTCGTGGTCCCCGCCGCCTCGGTCGCCACGTTCGCGGGCATCGAACGAGTCTATGCCGTTGCCGGCCAGAAAATCGCCGAACGTTTCATCACCACCGGCCAGAAAACTTCGCAGTGGATCGAGGTCCTTTCCGGGTTGAAGGAAGGCGAAGCCGTCGCGGTTGAAGGAGCCGGATTAAAAACCGGGCTTCCCGCCGTCGCCGTCGAGTAG
- the hisI gene encoding phosphoribosyl-AMP cyclohydrolase yields MPNPSFIRKLKFNAEGLIPAIVQDHANGRVLMMAWMNEASILRMLETGKTVFWSRSRGKFWLKGETSGHFQIVKDISFDCDGDTLLIQVEQAGAACHEGYRSCFFRSVGSAGGAESVTEPKVAFE; encoded by the coding sequence ATGCCCAATCCATCATTCATCCGGAAATTGAAATTCAACGCCGAAGGCTTGATTCCCGCCATCGTCCAGGATCACGCGAACGGCCGAGTGCTCATGATGGCCTGGATGAATGAGGCGTCGATCCTGAGGATGCTGGAGACTGGAAAGACGGTTTTTTGGAGCCGTTCGAGAGGCAAGTTTTGGTTGAAAGGCGAGACCAGCGGGCATTTTCAAATCGTGAAGGACATCTCCTTCGACTGCGATGGGGACACGCTGTTGATTCAGGTCGAACAAGCCGGGGCGGCGTGTCACGAAGGCTATCGCTCGTGCTTTTTCCGCTCTGTGGGCAGCGCGGGCGGGGCGGAATCCGTGACCGAACCGAAGGTGGCCTTTGAGTAA
- the trpE gene encoding anthranilate synthase component I: MYAPSLNEFVALAQTGNLIPVSRRILADLETPLSAYRKIRGTGESFLFESVEGGEHLGRYSFAGCNPRAVIKQSGNRIEVIQQGKVTEKFAIPREPRDDCAQCVRDGLEVVQRVLGNFHPVAVPGLPRFTGGAVGFIGYEFIHDVEPTVPRPARDEVQTPTMYFIIADELLVFDRVSQIIHIIVNALVEPGVPPETAYEEAVGEIERMAALLEQPTEHQLVTLPTEPTELPFASNTSREQFMANVLKAKEYITAGDIFQVVGSQRFSAPLRAAPLDVYRTVRSINPSPYMFLLELEGFALVGASPELHVRLEDGRVEIRPIAGTRPRGRTPEDDAAQEKDLLADPKERAEHVMLVDLARNDIGRVCEHGSVWVRDLMIIERYSHVMHIVSQVEGRLAAGRNAYDLMRATFPAGTLSGAPKVRAMQIISELEQTTRGPYGGCVGYFAFNGNLDCCITIRTALIKDGRAYVQAGGGWVHDSTPEGEFQETVNKAKAMIKALALAESTRHGQD; the protein is encoded by the coding sequence ATGTACGCGCCTTCGTTGAATGAATTTGTCGCGCTCGCGCAGACTGGAAATTTGATTCCGGTCTCGCGCCGCATTTTGGCGGATTTGGAGACTCCGTTGTCCGCTTACCGCAAGATTCGCGGGACGGGCGAGTCGTTCTTGTTCGAATCGGTGGAGGGGGGGGAGCACTTGGGGCGATATTCCTTCGCCGGATGCAACCCGCGCGCGGTCATCAAGCAATCCGGCAACCGCATCGAGGTCATCCAGCAGGGCAAGGTCACCGAGAAGTTCGCCATCCCGCGCGAGCCGAGGGACGATTGCGCTCAATGTGTCCGAGACGGCCTGGAAGTGGTGCAACGCGTGCTGGGGAATTTTCACCCTGTCGCGGTGCCTGGACTGCCGCGCTTCACGGGGGGAGCGGTGGGGTTCATCGGATACGAGTTCATCCATGACGTGGAGCCCACGGTGCCGAGGCCTGCGCGCGACGAGGTGCAAACGCCGACGATGTACTTCATCATCGCGGACGAGCTGCTGGTGTTCGACCGGGTTTCTCAGATCATTCACATCATCGTCAACGCGCTGGTGGAACCGGGCGTGCCGCCCGAGACGGCCTATGAGGAAGCGGTGGGAGAGATCGAACGGATGGCCGCGTTGCTCGAGCAACCGACGGAGCATCAGCTTGTCACTCTGCCCACGGAGCCGACTGAACTTCCCTTCGCCTCGAACACGTCCCGCGAGCAATTCATGGCGAATGTGTTGAAGGCGAAGGAATACATCACGGCCGGGGATATTTTCCAGGTGGTGGGTTCCCAACGCTTTTCCGCGCCTTTGCGGGCGGCGCCCCTCGATGTTTATCGCACGGTGCGCTCCATCAACCCCTCTCCTTACATGTTTTTGCTGGAACTGGAGGGCTTCGCGCTGGTGGGAGCATCGCCCGAGTTGCACGTGCGACTGGAGGACGGGCGGGTGGAAATCCGGCCCATTGCCGGGACGCGTCCGCGAGGGCGCACCCCGGAGGATGACGCGGCGCAGGAGAAGGATTTATTGGCGGATCCCAAGGAGCGGGCCGAGCATGTGATGCTGGTGGACCTTGCGCGCAACGACATTGGGCGCGTGTGCGAGCATGGGAGCGTGTGGGTGCGGGACCTGATGATCATCGAGCGCTACAGCCATGTGATGCACATTGTTTCCCAGGTGGAAGGCAGGCTGGCGGCGGGCCGGAACGCGTACGACCTCATGCGGGCCACCTTTCCGGCCGGCACCCTCTCGGGAGCTCCGAAGGTGCGGGCCATGCAGATCATTTCCGAACTCGAGCAAACCACGCGCGGTCCCTACGGAGGCTGCGTCGGGTACTTCGCGTTCAACGGCAATCTCGATTGTTGCATCACCATCCGCACCGCACTGATCAAGGACGGCCGGGCTTATGTGCAGGCCGGGGGCGGCTGGGTGCATGATTCCACTCCGGAAGGGGAATTCCAGGAAACCGTCAACAAGGCCAAAGCGATGATCAAAGCCCTGGCCCTGGCGGAAAGCACCCGCCACGGCCAGGATTAA